The nucleotide window TTAAATCCAAGGTCCATGTCTATGTCTACACCGGCTTCTACTACCTGGGTGGTTATTAGTAGTATGTTGATCTTTGTTTTGGCAGATCGTTTAATGAAATTGATAATCTCTCTGCGACGAGGGTCCAGCACAGTTCCTGATAGGATAAGTATGATGTCGAAAGGGTGATCCATCGTGCTGATTTCCCTTAGGAAATCTGCAGCAGATTTCTTAAAAATGAATTCAATAATGGTTTTTACACTGCCATTCTGCTGAATGTATAATCCGGATTTTTCAATAACAGCAGCTGCAAGATCAGGTAAAGTGCTTACTTTGTTTAACAACTCAAAGTTGAAACGGACCCTGTCTGCAAAATTGGGATTGGTAATGTATTTCCTGGCATTGGGTAATAAATCAACAAAATCTGTTTGGGTTTCAAGCCCCACTCTGAGGCTACTTATTTTAGGAAGGGTAGCAGACATCAATACAAACCGGATATTGAAGTAAGTAGCATACTGACTGATGAAGTATAACATCTTATCCCAGATGTCTGGAGTATATGACTGTATTTCATCTATTATAACGATGGAGTTTGCCAGTCGGTGTAATAAATAATTACTCTCTTTTCGATTTGTTTTGAGGATGTCAAAAAAACTAACATGAGATAATAATGTCAGTGGATAAAGCGCAAACAGATTATTGATGTAATCCTTGTATTCATCACCGTATAATCCTTCCTTGTCATTTTGTTGAGACCCGGATTGAAATTCTGCTTTGGAGTGAATAGCTATAATTTCATGCTCTTTCAGACCCAGAGACTTTTTGAGGAATTGATGGGTTTGAGTGATCAGTGTGGTAAATGGAAATACATAGATCACTTTGTTTAACTCCGGATTCCATTCCAGCAAGGTTGTAAAGGTTATGGCAGATAAATTGGTTTTCCCACCACCAGTAGGTGCTTCAAGGTAAAAGAGCCGTTTGTCCCAATGGTCTTTTAAAGTGCTTAGAACTTCCTGTGCCATTTGTTGACGCAACTTGTTGAGGTTGTCGTTTGATTTTTCCTCCGGAAAGATGAAAGGAGGGCTCGCTTCACTACTGAAAGTTTTTGCATTGTATCCAAACTGACGGAAGTCCTTGATAATTTCTGCTAATCTGTCTCTTTCGTCGAAAACGCCAAATGCTGTTGTCGCTGCTTCTTTTCCTTCCTGGCTGCTATTCATATATTCATGTGTGGCCATGTAGTCGGAGGCAGTGAGTAAAGAGAAATTGAGCTTGACTAACGCGAATAGCCTATATGGATTTCCTGATCCTACTTTTGTGGCTGTAGACTTCCATTTCAGGAGTATTTCTTCAAGGTCCTTTTTAAATTGATGACCGTTTGTCTGCAGTGTGTATTGATCGAGATATTTTGTCAGGGAGCTAAAAATATTCCGGATCTGACGATAGCCACGCGGGTCGTCGGGCGCAGTATCTGGTAGGATGCTACTATGATGTCGGAGAATGGAAATGCCTAGTTGTAGTGCACAGTAGAAAAGGTTGTCTTTAGTTTGCTGCGGTATTTCCAGCTCTTTTATCTGATTAAATTGATAGCAGAGATAAATAAAAGTACTAAGCAAAGAATGCCCATGTGGCGGATCCATTACAGTTTCATGATTAGGAGAAAAATGCTTGTTCTTCATTCGCTTTACCTGGAAGAGTTCATTTACCTTTCCATAATCATGGAAAACAATGATATGTACGAATAGCTGTTTGAGTAAGTCTCCGGCTATTGCGCTGGATTCCCAGTCCTTTACTATATCGAGGATCAGATTATCTATTATCTTTTCCAGTCCGTGGGCAATCACCAGCTTCTTGCAATAATGATTAACCAGCAGTATATGCGTTGCTAATAACTCTTCCCTATGGGTAGGATGGATGTGCGCCCAGTATAACGGCGCGTTTTCGAGTATAGTTGCCGTATTGGGCGCACTATCCAGTATCTCTTTAATTGTTTTTGGCATCAGAATAGTTGAATTATTTGTTGTTCCGCTTCTTCACTTGTTAATTGATATAAGCCGGGAATGGGTTGGTCAGGGTTAAGCGACCAGGTGGTAAATGCGAAATTGGCGAGTTTATACTGCATTAATTCCTCATTAAAACCAATGGGCAGCTCTTCGAAGTAACAGAAAGAACCATGGGAGATATTTTCAGGAACCTGTATGGCATTTGATTTAATAAAAAGAGAGGTGATATTATAACTTTCTGCAGGTTGCACTGGTTGGTGCCGGTAGATTATAATATTGCCATCTATCCATGCCTGGTATTCATTCTTACCCATGTAGGGTATAAAGGTTGCGTTACCTGATGCCAGTTGATCATGCAGTATTTTGTGGTCGGTATTGCTCATGTTCAACAACAGGTAGCAGCGATATGCCGGCTGGATAACCATGGTTTCTTCTACCAACAGGGGACCATCCTCATTAGCATAACCCACGGTATTGCTATACCTCACAGTTGTTTTTCTAAAATAACCGTTTTCATGATTAAGTGGTTGTATGCCTACCAGCATATCCCGCAATTTGCGGTAATATGCTGGTAGTTCGCCTTTTTGTTGATATCCTTCCATACCCGCAACTGCTCCCAATATGCCCAATAGTGCCGGTTTGTGGAGCATGTTGTAGGAGAGTAGTATTCCGTCGTTATGTTCCGGTTTCTTAAAGAACCCAAAGTCTGCTCTGAGATCAAAGGAAATCAGTTTTTCATTCGTCATGATTGTTAGTTGAGCTCGTTGATGATTATATTTTCAGGCGCATTGATGACTTTGGTTACTGCCTGGTTGTAGTAGATTTCGATTTTATCTATTTCCTTTTGGGTATTTTCTCTGGAA belongs to Chitinophaga sp. HK235 and includes:
- the cas3 gene encoding CRISPR-associated helicase Cas3' translates to MPKTIKEILDSAPNTATILENAPLYWAHIHPTHREELLATHILLVNHYCKKLVIAHGLEKIIDNLILDIVKDWESSAIAGDLLKQLFVHIIVFHDYGKVNELFQVKRMKNKHFSPNHETVMDPPHGHSLLSTFIYLCYQFNQIKELEIPQQTKDNLFYCALQLGISILRHHSSILPDTAPDDPRGYRQIRNIFSSLTKYLDQYTLQTNGHQFKKDLEEILLKWKSTATKVGSGNPYRLFALVKLNFSLLTASDYMATHEYMNSSQEGKEAATTAFGVFDERDRLAEIIKDFRQFGYNAKTFSSEASPPFIFPEEKSNDNLNKLRQQMAQEVLSTLKDHWDKRLFYLEAPTGGGKTNLSAITFTTLLEWNPELNKVIYVFPFTTLITQTHQFLKKSLGLKEHEIIAIHSKAEFQSGSQQNDKEGLYGDEYKDYINNLFALYPLTLLSHVSFFDILKTNRKESNYLLHRLANSIVIIDEIQSYTPDIWDKMLYFISQYATYFNIRFVLMSATLPKISSLRVGLETQTDFVDLLPNARKYITNPNFADRVRFNFELLNKVSTLPDLAAAVIEKSGLYIQQNGSVKTIIEFIFKKSAADFLREISTMDHPFDIILILSGTVLDPRRREIINFIKRSAKTKINILLITTQVVEAGVDIDMDLGFKNTSLLDSDEQLAGRVNRNAMKGCCEVYLFNKDNAGLLHSSDIRYRQTKEKINHDTYQRILKEKDFRYLYEEVLEFIDESNNHGYIDDLDAYKFYLSHLHFIKANEKFKIIDQHNISVFVPLKIPISIEGEEAGKEEEIFSSGEISFLKQFEVYPDNNMMDGSAVWGVYELLVQQKKTLKNFDISILKNFKILQSILSKFTFSLIYHANQHKNILNGFGIEKLGYTYLTHWDDERAEGKIYEYDHGLNSKAFSDANFI
- the cas5 gene encoding CRISPR-associated protein Cas5; its protein translation is MTNEKLISFDLRADFGFFKKPEHNDGILLSYNMLHKPALLGILGAVAGMEGYQQKGELPAYYRKLRDMLVGIQPLNHENGYFRKTTVRYSNTVGYANEDGPLLVEETMVIQPAYRCYLLLNMSNTDHKILHDQLASGNATFIPYMGKNEYQAWIDGNIIIYRHQPVQPAESYNITSLFIKSNAIQVPENISHGSFCYFEELPIGFNEELMQYKLANFAFTTWSLNPDQPIPGLYQLTSEEAEQQIIQLF